The Methanoplanus sp. FWC-SCC4 genome has a window encoding:
- a CDS encoding phosphoglycerate kinase, with translation MKFGTLDDIETDRKTVLLRVDFNSPIDPASNLILDDKRFREHAPTVQNLSDSKVVVITHQSRPQKKDFTTLQAHAERLERLIGRPVDYTDDIFGKCAREAVRSMDCGDVLMLENVRFNAEENIKMSPQDAASTHLVRGLRAMGDIYVNDAFGTAHRSQPTIVGLPYSMKSVAGTLMEREVKTLSKVFTDAPKPVTFVLGGTKVDDSMDVAKNVLDAGIADQVLVVGVVSNVFLAADGVDIGKPSGDLIKTLGYEGEIGKAKEMLKNHRDRIVMPEHVAIKNTEGEREEVSVDKIPSERPVLDLGLESLIPFTETIKNSGTVVFNGPAGVFEEEAFSTGTFELLKAAGKADFSVVGGGHTAVVVESLGIDESFSHISTGGGACIEFLTGKKLPAVAALEESWAKFGKN, from the coding sequence ATGAAATTCGGAACACTGGATGATATTGAGACAGACAGGAAAACTGTCCTTTTGCGTGTTGATTTTAACTCTCCGATAGACCCCGCATCAAACCTGATTCTTGACGATAAGAGATTCCGCGAGCATGCGCCGACAGTTCAGAATCTTTCAGACTCAAAGGTTGTTGTGATAACACATCAGAGCAGACCGCAGAAAAAGGATTTTACAACCCTTCAGGCACATGCGGAAAGGCTCGAACGCCTGATTGGAAGGCCGGTCGACTATACCGATGATATTTTTGGAAAATGTGCCCGTGAGGCTGTTCGTTCAATGGACTGCGGGGATGTCCTCATGCTTGAAAATGTCAGGTTCAATGCTGAGGAGAACATAAAGATGTCTCCGCAGGATGCGGCATCAACCCACCTCGTACGCGGTCTTCGTGCGATGGGCGACATCTATGTAAACGATGCATTCGGAACAGCCCACAGATCACAGCCAACAATTGTCGGTCTTCCGTATTCAATGAAATCTGTTGCCGGAACACTCATGGAAAGGGAGGTAAAGACACTCTCAAAGGTCTTTACGGATGCACCAAAGCCGGTTACCTTCGTTCTCGGGGGCACAAAGGTTGATGACTCAATGGACGTTGCAAAAAATGTGCTTGACGCAGGCATTGCCGATCAGGTGCTTGTTGTCGGAGTCGTTTCAAATGTATTTCTGGCAGCAGACGGCGTTGATATCGGAAAGCCGTCCGGTGACCTTATTAAGACTCTCGGGTATGAGGGTGAGATAGGCAAGGCCAAAGAGATGCTCAAAAACCACCGCGACAGAATTGTCATGCCTGAGCATGTCGCGATTAAAAATACGGAAGGTGAAAGGGAAGAGGTTTCTGTGGACAAAATCCCGTCTGAGAGACCTGTACTGGATCTCGGTCTTGAATCCCTTATTCCTTTTACGGAAACAATAAAAAATTCCGGAACTGTTGTGTTCAACGGGCCCGCGGGTGTATTTGAGGAGGAGGCCTTCTCAACAGGAACTTTTGAACTCTTGAAAGCTGCCGGAAAGGCTGATTTCTCTGTTGTAGGCGGCGGACACACTGCGGTTGTTGTTGAATCCCTCGGAATTGATGAGAGTTTCAGCCACATCTCAACAGGCGGCGGGGCATGCATTGAATTTCTGACCGGAAAGAAACTGCCGGCGGTTGCAGCCCTTGAGGAATCATGGGCAAAATTCGGCAAAAACTAA
- a CDS encoding (Fe-S)-binding protein, translated as MKAPKKKDWKPPGKDCGACGAKTCEEFTGFLKEGIKEEEDCPFYNDLEDEDSKILPEEKICLKGEAVYGDTDILNKPFDFILLPFKGEPSARKIVLPFRPDLTEKWEIKKGDIVLGRPMGAGCPVQHILSVIDADYVTGVLTCHVVSPLVARNNPEKVKDIKAYHMLGFEGIAKTAAKKPKFGHRQRFLPGYCMMNLGHTGLVNMVIERDSGTHVRVEDVIIL; from the coding sequence TTGAAGGCTCCAAAAAAAAAGGACTGGAAACCCCCCGGCAAAGACTGCGGTGCATGCGGTGCAAAAACCTGTGAGGAATTTACAGGGTTTTTAAAAGAAGGCATAAAGGAAGAGGAAGACTGCCCGTTTTACAATGATTTGGAAGATGAAGATTCAAAAATCCTGCCTGAAGAAAAAATCTGTTTGAAAGGAGAGGCTGTTTACGGCGACACTGACATCCTGAACAAACCCTTCGATTTCATACTGCTTCCGTTCAAAGGAGAGCCGTCCGCACGAAAGATCGTTCTTCCGTTCAGGCCTGATCTTACTGAAAAATGGGAGATCAAAAAAGGCGATATCGTCCTTGGAAGACCGATGGGTGCGGGGTGCCCTGTCCAGCATATTTTATCAGTGATTGATGCAGATTACGTGACCGGAGTCTTAACCTGCCATGTAGTAAGTCCGCTTGTTGCAAGAAACAATCCGGAGAAGGTAAAGGACATAAAAGCCTATCACATGCTCGGCTTTGAGGGAATTGCAAAAACAGCTGCAAAAAAACCAAAATTCGGACACCGACAAAGATTCCTGCCGGGATACTGCATGATGAATCTCGGACACACCGGACTTGTAAATATGGTAATAGAGCGTGATTCCGGCACACATGTGAGAGTGGAGGACGTAATAATATTATGA
- a CDS encoding heavy metal translocating P-type ATPase, with the protein MAITEDEKKEKGKKTEIKITGMHCASCAINLENALKKAEGIDEASVDISSENARISFDPEKINFREIEKLVKETGYGVLKAQKKIKVGGMHCASCVGTVKAALEKINGVESAEVNLTDNSAIITYITGEADLSDFKSAIEEAGYDYIGTDEEAGRDIEAEYFEAEQKNRVKMMAVGFSVSAVLLLIMFSGIKLPFPNAYLMFVITTPPFFYLGYPIFKAAYSSLKNRALNMDVMYALGIGVAYLSSVFGTFEIFLTREFLFYETALMLASFLTLGRYLEANAKGRTNEAVKKLISLKPKTAFVKRADDFLEISAEEVVPGDEILVKPGGKIPVDGTVISGEAFIDESMITGEPIPVRKEKDDSVIGGTLNTSGAVVFRSTKVGKDTVLSQIILFVEETQRSKPPVQRIADMAVAYFIPAILTIATVSAILWYFVFDSTPVFAMTVFISVIVIACPCALGLATPTAVTVGIGRGAELGILIKNGEALEISEKLRTVVFDKTGTLTIGKPDVTSVTGFETDEKELISLAAGVEMQSEHPIGMAIVNRAKEQNIQPKPMEDFKSYAGGGVLAVSNGMQIYAGNRDFIANNGITITAETEEELLANEKRGRTAIIIAKEKSVIGVISIADMLKESTPAAIEEIKRLGLSVAMITGDNAITALSIADEAGIKQVYANVLPKDKATEVGRIREESSGMIAFVGDGINDAPALAEADVGIAVGSGTEVALESADIVLMRNNLLDVAASIELSNKVMSRIKMNLFWAFAYNTALIPVAAGLLYPLYGIVFRPEYAGAAMVLSSVTVVSLSLLLKNYTPKAVLLKT; encoded by the coding sequence ATGGCGATTACGGAAGATGAGAAAAAGGAGAAGGGGAAAAAAACCGAAATCAAAATCACCGGAATGCACTGTGCATCATGTGCCATAAATCTTGAAAATGCCCTGAAAAAAGCAGAAGGGATCGATGAGGCATCGGTTGATATCTCATCCGAAAATGCAAGGATCTCATTTGACCCTGAAAAAATAAATTTCAGGGAGATAGAAAAGCTTGTCAAAGAAACAGGCTACGGAGTCCTGAAGGCACAGAAAAAAATCAAAGTCGGCGGAATGCACTGTGCATCATGTGTTGGGACGGTTAAGGCCGCACTTGAAAAAATAAACGGAGTCGAGTCCGCTGAAGTAAACTTAACAGACAACTCCGCAATAATCACCTACATAACAGGTGAAGCAGACTTATCCGATTTTAAATCCGCAATAGAAGAGGCAGGATATGATTATATAGGAACGGACGAGGAAGCCGGCCGTGACATTGAAGCAGAATACTTTGAAGCCGAACAGAAGAACAGGGTGAAGATGATGGCTGTCGGTTTCAGTGTCTCAGCTGTCCTCCTTCTAATCATGTTCTCCGGCATAAAACTCCCTTTCCCAAATGCCTACCTGATGTTTGTCATCACAACGCCTCCTTTTTTTTATCTAGGATACCCGATATTCAAAGCGGCTTACAGTTCGCTTAAAAACAGGGCACTCAATATGGATGTTATGTATGCACTCGGAATCGGGGTTGCATACCTCTCATCAGTCTTTGGAACTTTTGAGATCTTTCTGACACGGGAATTTCTGTTTTATGAAACCGCACTGATGCTTGCATCATTCCTGACACTTGGAAGGTACCTTGAGGCAAACGCAAAAGGCAGAACCAACGAGGCTGTAAAAAAACTCATCAGCCTGAAACCAAAAACAGCGTTTGTAAAACGGGCGGATGATTTTCTTGAAATATCCGCAGAAGAAGTTGTACCGGGAGACGAAATCCTTGTAAAACCGGGAGGAAAAATCCCTGTCGACGGCACCGTCATCTCAGGCGAGGCCTTCATCGATGAATCGATGATAACAGGCGAACCGATTCCGGTTAGAAAGGAGAAGGACGACAGTGTTATCGGCGGAACCCTGAATACAAGCGGTGCTGTGGTATTCAGGTCGACAAAGGTCGGAAAGGACACAGTTCTCTCACAGATCATTTTGTTTGTGGAAGAGACACAGAGGTCAAAGCCGCCTGTCCAGCGTATCGCAGACATGGCAGTTGCCTACTTTATCCCTGCAATACTTACTATTGCAACCGTATCCGCAATTTTGTGGTATTTTGTCTTCGACAGCACTCCGGTTTTTGCAATGACAGTATTCATCTCCGTAATTGTCATTGCATGCCCCTGTGCCCTCGGCCTCGCAACCCCTACCGCCGTTACAGTCGGCATAGGACGTGGTGCAGAGCTTGGAATCCTCATTAAAAACGGTGAAGCACTTGAGATCTCCGAAAAACTCAGAACCGTTGTCTTTGATAAAACAGGAACGCTTACCATCGGAAAACCGGACGTAACATCAGTCACGGGGTTTGAAACAGACGAAAAAGAACTCATTTCACTGGCAGCAGGCGTTGAGATGCAGTCAGAACACCCGATTGGAATGGCAATTGTGAACAGGGCAAAAGAACAAAATATTCAGCCCAAACCAATGGAAGATTTCAAATCATACGCAGGGGGCGGCGTTTTGGCTGTTTCAAACGGCATGCAGATATATGCAGGAAACAGGGATTTCATCGCAAACAACGGAATCACCATAACAGCTGAAACAGAAGAAGAGCTCTTGGCAAATGAAAAGAGGGGAAGAACTGCAATAATAATCGCAAAAGAAAAATCCGTCATTGGTGTCATCTCAATTGCCGACATGTTAAAAGAGAGCACTCCGGCCGCAATTGAGGAGATAAAAAGACTGGGACTCTCTGTTGCAATGATTACGGGGGACAATGCAATAACAGCCCTCTCAATAGCAGACGAGGCAGGAATAAAACAGGTCTACGCAAATGTTCTTCCAAAAGACAAGGCCACAGAAGTAGGCCGTATTCGTGAAGAATCCTCCGGGATGATCGCCTTTGTAGGAGACGGAATTAACGATGCACCCGCACTTGCAGAGGCAGATGTCGGTATTGCAGTCGGGAGCGGCACAGAAGTTGCACTTGAGAGTGCAGACATAGTCCTGATGAGAAACAATCTGCTTGACGTTGCCGCCTCAATAGAACTCTCAAACAAGGTGATGTCAAGAATAAAAATGAACCTCTTCTGGGCTTTTGCATACAATACAGCATTAATACCTGTGGCGGCAGGCCTTCTCTACCCGCTTTACGGAATTGTCTTCCGGCCCGAATATGCGGGGGCAGCAATGGTTTTAAGCTCGGTTACGGTCGTTTCACTCTCACTTCTGCTCAAAAACTACACTCCAAAGGCGGTTCTTTTAAAAACCTGA
- a CDS encoding helix-turn-helix domain-containing protein produces MFSQRIFQIGFKAALEEELERKGVSIKELAERAKIPPATVYKITSGERDPRFSTVQAIVRALEPHDNKFVAVIAAKFLLDEVESRRVTIGEEKYKIRGYPAYTMEECIVSAVRAEKEGASGIVCAPILASIIEKVVEVPVAIMKPETATIIEALDSLENRLE; encoded by the coding sequence ATGTTTTCGCAGAGAATATTTCAGATTGGTTTTAAGGCTGCTCTGGAAGAAGAGCTCGAAAGAAAGGGAGTCAGCATAAAAGAGCTTGCAGAGAGGGCTAAAATACCCCCGGCAACAGTCTACAAAATCACGTCGGGTGAAAGAGATCCAAGGTTTTCAACTGTTCAGGCGATAGTAAGGGCACTTGAACCTCATGATAATAAATTTGTAGCAGTCATCGCCGCGAAATTCCTGCTTGACGAGGTTGAATCCAGAAGGGTGACAATCGGGGAGGAGAAATATAAAATAAGGGGATATCCTGCATATACGATGGAGGAATGCATTGTATCAGCCGTCAGGGCTGAAAAGGAGGGTGCTTCGGGGATAGTTTGCGCACCGATTCTTGCATCAATAATTGAAAAGGTTGTGGAGGTGCCGGTTGCGATTATGAAACCGGAGACTGCGACTATAATTGAGGCCCTTGATTCTCTTGAAAACCGGCTGGAATGA
- a CDS encoding methanogenesis marker 16 metalloprotein codes for MKTIADINNKIKSGKAVVYTASEFKELVRENKTPSAEEVDVVTCGTCGIMSGTFAVMTVPVGEPGAFRRAESITLNGVPAFPGPCPNEGLGTVDLIVYGTSHADESYGGGHLLRDIVEEKEIEVVAVSEGKTYENLIYGEDIQSARLITSRSAFKNYSAIVNRDTDPYNTIFSVLPLIGGLSEATVSGCGEINPLQNDPFMRFIKAGAGILLNGAPGFIMGTGTRSSQEKPNIAAFADMKDMSPELMGGFITSAGPECLVSVAAAIPVTDEETIKSLSVLDEDIPLPVADVKHRETIGYSDYGQIWQNTDHRVIVNPLNCMFCGECPAAVACPTKAIMPGGGVIFSRCVSCGTCTTTCPGEVYTMEMGTIKVGDQEIPVTLRQSDRTKGEEISAMLKDMINRGHFSFCDTGEEKDGGI; via the coding sequence ATGAAGACAATAGCCGATATAAACAATAAAATAAAAAGCGGAAAAGCGGTAGTCTACACAGCATCAGAGTTCAAGGAGCTTGTCAGAGAAAATAAAACCCCCTCCGCTGAGGAGGTGGATGTTGTAACCTGCGGCACATGCGGGATTATGTCAGGAACATTTGCAGTCATGACAGTTCCGGTTGGAGAGCCGGGAGCCTTCAGGCGTGCCGAATCGATAACACTCAACGGAGTGCCGGCGTTCCCCGGGCCCTGCCCGAACGAGGGCCTTGGCACAGTAGACCTGATCGTCTACGGCACATCCCATGCAGACGAATCATACGGCGGAGGACACCTTCTCCGCGATATCGTTGAGGAGAAGGAAATCGAGGTTGTTGCCGTATCAGAAGGAAAAACTTATGAAAATCTGATATACGGAGAAGACATACAGTCCGCACGCCTGATTACCTCAAGAAGCGCCTTTAAAAACTACTCTGCAATAGTGAACCGGGATACAGACCCCTATAACACTATCTTTTCTGTCCTTCCGCTCATAGGAGGACTCTCAGAGGCAACCGTCAGCGGATGCGGTGAAATAAACCCGCTGCAAAACGACCCCTTTATGAGATTCATAAAGGCAGGGGCAGGGATTCTCCTAAACGGGGCTCCCGGTTTTATAATGGGCACCGGTACAAGGAGCAGTCAGGAGAAGCCGAACATCGCCGCATTTGCGGATATGAAAGATATGTCGCCTGAGCTGATGGGCGGCTTTATAACTTCGGCAGGCCCTGAATGTCTGGTATCAGTCGCCGCCGCAATCCCGGTTACTGATGAGGAGACGATTAAATCCCTTTCAGTTCTCGATGAGGACATACCGCTTCCTGTTGCCGACGTAAAACACAGGGAAACAATAGGATACTCAGATTACGGACAGATTTGGCAGAACACGGATCACAGGGTTATAGTGAACCCCTTAAACTGTATGTTCTGCGGAGAGTGCCCGGCTGCTGTAGCCTGTCCGACAAAGGCGATAATGCCCGGAGGGGGAGTTATTTTCTCACGCTGTGTCTCATGCGGAACATGCACAACAACATGTCCGGGAGAAGTCTACACAATGGAGATGGGCACAATAAAAGTCGGGGATCAGGAAATTCCGGTTACACTAAGGCAGTCTGACAGGACAAAGGGAGAAGAGATCAGCGCAATGTTAAAAGATATGATAAACAGGGGGCATTTTTCCTTCTGTGATACAGGAGAAGAGAAAGATGGGGGAATATGA
- a CDS encoding class I SAM-dependent methyltransferase, protein MDNNIIFEIFEGLPRQGPGDNRCTKQAFETIPIPKKSLKILDIGCGSGMQTIQLAKLCEDCTITATDIYQPYLDDLKQKSEAEDLPSGVITECVSMENLPYDKESFDIIWSEGSVFIMGFENGITYWKDFLKTGGYLCLTEAAWFLDNPSKEAELFWNEAYPLIKTIDGNIEIIKKCGYEIVDTFRLPESAWTDNYYTPVINHINKIRDDYRGNDEALNLIKEIEKEAEIYQKHHNDYGYVFFVLKKI, encoded by the coding sequence ATGGATAACAATATCATTTTTGAAATATTTGAGGGACTACCAAGACAGGGGCCCGGGGACAACAGATGCACAAAACAGGCATTTGAAACAATCCCGATTCCAAAAAAAAGCCTGAAGATACTCGATATCGGGTGCGGTTCGGGGATGCAGACAATTCAGCTTGCAAAACTCTGCGAAGACTGCACGATTACCGCAACCGACATCTACCAGCCGTACCTTGATGATCTTAAACAAAAATCAGAGGCAGAAGATCTCCCGTCGGGAGTAATTACAGAGTGCGTCTCCATGGAAAATCTTCCATATGATAAGGAGTCCTTTGACATCATCTGGTCGGAAGGCTCCGTTTTTATAATGGGATTTGAGAACGGGATTACCTACTGGAAGGACTTTTTAAAGACGGGAGGATACCTCTGCCTGACAGAGGCGGCATGGTTTTTGGACAATCCTTCCAAAGAAGCTGAACTATTCTGGAATGAGGCGTATCCTCTGATTAAAACGATTGACGGGAACATAGAGATTATTAAAAAATGCGGATATGAAATTGTTGATACATTCAGACTGCCGGAATCGGCATGGACTGATAACTATTACACACCGGTGATAAACCACATAAACAAAATACGGGATGATTACAGAGGAAACGATGAAGCTCTAAACCTCATTAAAGAAATAGAGAAAGAAGCTGAAATCTATCAAAAACACCACAATGACTACGGCTATGTCTTTTTTGTTTTGAAAAAGATATAA
- a CDS encoding GTP-binding protein, which produces MKLIVIAGPPSAGKTAVVRQIISHFKETKKCAYLKIDVVRAFEDEELREEFQIPTKKVYSGDVCPDHVGILVMKDTIKWAEEENADLLIVESAGLCLRCSPYTTQSLGIVVLSAVSGINTPLKMSAMLALADTAVVTRIDLVSQAEKEVFRERIKEVSPGLDIVETNAVQGTGLRYLFRAVENQAEVTDPEKIVLKGAAPLGVCTVCAGKKEIGWQNHFGVIRQLDGAEFMFRGE; this is translated from the coding sequence ATGAAGCTGATAGTCATAGCAGGCCCTCCGTCTGCCGGAAAAACCGCCGTTGTGAGACAGATTATTTCACACTTTAAGGAGACAAAAAAGTGTGCATACCTAAAAATAGACGTTGTGAGAGCCTTTGAGGATGAGGAGCTCAGGGAAGAGTTTCAAATCCCCACAAAAAAGGTTTACTCAGGCGATGTCTGCCCTGATCATGTGGGAATCCTTGTGATGAAGGACACAATAAAATGGGCTGAAGAGGAGAACGCCGATCTTTTAATCGTCGAGAGTGCGGGACTCTGCCTCAGGTGCTCGCCTTATACCACCCAGTCGCTTGGAATTGTCGTATTAAGTGCGGTCTCAGGGATTAACACACCGCTGAAGATGTCAGCAATGCTTGCACTTGCCGACACCGCCGTTGTTACAAGGATTGATCTGGTGTCACAGGCTGAAAAAGAGGTATTCCGGGAGAGAATTAAGGAAGTAAGCCCCGGCCTTGACATAGTTGAGACAAACGCCGTTCAGGGAACAGGCCTTAGATATCTCTTCAGGGCGGTTGAAAACCAGGCCGAAGTAACCGATCCTGAAAAGATTGTCCTGAAAGGAGCCGCTCCTCTCGGAGTCTGCACTGTCTGTGCAGGCAAAAAGGAGATTGGCTGGCAGAATCACTTCGGTGTGATCAGACAACTTGACGGGGCCGAATTTATGTTCAGGGGTGAATAA
- a CDS encoding ATP-binding cassette domain-containing protein: MHLHKIEEITILPGNNRNGDTENFNKITIKPGDTISVVGPTGSGKSALINDIEIFAKKDTNTKRTVLVNGDYPPEDFIRDPSKKPVALITQNTKCLADLSVENFLEMHVRSRKITDEKIIQETITLANEFTGEKIKPHVRMTSLSGGQTRSLMVADAIMISNAPIILLDEVENAGIFKEKVIECLKKHNKALIFVTHDPLVSLMSGRRIVMKNGAVEKILEPGEEEKEALSDIIQMDAALCSMRERIRAGEIIRSISLT; the protein is encoded by the coding sequence ATGCACCTGCATAAAATAGAAGAAATAACAATTCTGCCGGGAAATAACAGAAACGGGGATACAGAAAATTTTAATAAAATAACAATAAAACCGGGAGATACAATCTCGGTTGTAGGGCCAACCGGCTCGGGCAAAAGTGCACTGATAAACGATATAGAGATTTTTGCAAAAAAAGATACAAACACAAAGAGGACAGTGCTTGTAAACGGCGACTATCCTCCCGAAGATTTCATCCGTGACCCTTCAAAAAAGCCCGTCGCTCTTATTACACAGAATACAAAATGCCTCGCTGACTTAAGCGTTGAAAATTTCCTTGAAATGCACGTCCGCTCAAGGAAAATAACTGACGAAAAAATAATTCAGGAGACAATAACGCTTGCAAACGAGTTCACAGGCGAAAAAATAAAACCTCATGTGAGGATGACCTCACTTTCAGGCGGCCAGACAAGATCACTGATGGTTGCCGATGCAATAATGATATCAAACGCACCGATAATTCTGCTTGATGAGGTTGAAAACGCAGGAATCTTCAAGGAAAAGGTGATAGAATGCCTCAAAAAGCACAACAAGGCGCTTATTTTTGTAACACACGACCCACTCGTTTCCCTCATGTCAGGGCGAAGGATTGTAATGAAAAACGGTGCAGTTGAAAAAATTCTTGAGCCGGGGGAAGAAGAAAAAGAGGCACTCTCTGATATAATACAAATGGACGCTGCATTGTGCTCAATGCGTGAGAGAATACGTGCCGGGGAAATTATCAGGAGCATATCACTTACATGA
- a CDS encoding cysteate synthase: MGEYELKCPVCRATVPDHYTNECPEKCSGLILAEYKEKQFIPKGLPGMFRYHNWLPVEGYRDVKTGPATYKSKALAEKLGLKNLYICFNGYWPEKDAWIKTCSFKELEAVPTMLRMEEKGSGILQISSAGNTGRAFCEVSADTGVPVIVVVPKYATESIWTTKPAEDVFLITIDGDYTDAIEFGNKLCQMEGIIPEGGAKNPARRDGMGTTLLSGFEAAGMIPDWYFQAVGSGTGAIAAWEMSKRLVSDGRFKDRLPRLYLSQNIPFIPMVSAWNAKRREIIEDVDMPDAKNSAMSVYATVLTNRHPPYSTKGGLFDALTETNGIMEGIESKRAEEAAEIFEKLEGADTDPAAAVCVASLIDAATKGVVKPDDVILLNITGGGYKRADLDFEKIIVEPKVSLPAGSDTGVIKDELVKWMSNYA, encoded by the coding sequence ATGGGGGAATATGAACTAAAATGCCCGGTATGCAGGGCAACAGTTCCGGATCATTACACCAATGAATGCCCGGAAAAGTGCAGCGGCCTGATTTTGGCAGAATACAAAGAAAAGCAGTTTATCCCAAAGGGTCTCCCCGGAATGTTCAGGTATCACAACTGGCTTCCGGTGGAGGGTTACAGGGATGTAAAAACAGGCCCGGCAACTTACAAGAGCAAGGCGCTTGCCGAAAAACTCGGGCTAAAAAATCTGTATATCTGCTTTAACGGCTACTGGCCGGAAAAAGACGCATGGATTAAGACCTGTTCGTTCAAGGAGCTTGAGGCCGTCCCGACAATGCTCAGGATGGAGGAGAAAGGAAGCGGAATCCTCCAGATCTCATCTGCCGGAAACACGGGCAGGGCATTTTGTGAGGTTTCGGCTGATACTGGCGTTCCTGTCATAGTTGTCGTTCCAAAATACGCAACAGAAAGCATATGGACGACAAAACCCGCAGAAGATGTATTCCTGATCACAATAGACGGCGACTATACCGATGCAATTGAATTCGGGAACAAACTCTGTCAGATGGAGGGGATAATCCCTGAAGGAGGGGCAAAAAACCCAGCAAGACGTGACGGAATGGGGACTACGCTCCTGAGCGGTTTTGAGGCGGCAGGCATGATTCCCGACTGGTACTTCCAGGCTGTCGGGAGCGGAACAGGTGCAATTGCAGCGTGGGAGATGTCAAAACGCCTCGTTTCAGACGGAAGATTCAAAGACAGGCTTCCCCGGCTTTACCTCTCGCAAAACATCCCCTTCATCCCGATGGTCAGTGCATGGAATGCAAAAAGGCGTGAGATTATTGAAGATGTTGATATGCCTGACGCTAAAAACTCGGCCATGTCTGTTTATGCAACAGTTCTTACAAACCGCCACCCGCCGTACAGCACAAAGGGCGGCCTTTTTGATGCACTCACAGAAACCAACGGAATTATGGAAGGTATCGAAAGTAAACGGGCAGAAGAGGCAGCGGAAATTTTTGAAAAACTTGAAGGAGCCGACACTGATCCAGCGGCTGCCGTCTGTGTTGCCTCACTCATTGATGCAGCAACAAAGGGGGTTGTAAAACCTGATGATGTTATCCTCCTCAATATCACAGGCGGAGGCTACAAAAGGGCTGATTTGGATTTTGAAAAGATCATTGTTGAACCAAAGGTATCCCTGCCGGCAGGAAGCGATACCGGAGTTATAAAAGACGAACTTGTAAAATGGATGAGTAACTATGCTTGA
- the comE gene encoding sulfopyruvate decarboxylase subunit beta, which translates to MLEDFVCDMLKEQGIEFIVSLPCDRTKDLCALMEAGFHYVNINREEDGAGVCAGLALAKRRFVLQMQSSGLGNSLNAMMSLTELYKMPLPVIASWRGYYKEKIPAQIPFNSKIPRILDALEIKYTIISEPDELVKLKDVIEDAYENSRIHVALISPKVWEGESCKCPVRIVPDRKREIHIEYTREIHEPVMKRADAIGVAAELLKNELTVSNIGVPSKELYAANDRPENFYMLGSYTQATPIGLGLAVGQDRDVIVLDGDGSLLGTAIMPAVAAENPKNLTIVALDNGAFGSTGSQQTHAWTGCDLELMAIGAGIKDTFKANSEEDLKEALLKRTNGPKFIHVILKPGNTDAPNIKTGPEEIKKRFQDSFL; encoded by the coding sequence ATGCTTGAGGATTTTGTCTGCGACATGCTAAAAGAACAGGGGATCGAGTTTATTGTATCCCTTCCCTGTGACAGAACAAAGGATCTGTGTGCACTCATGGAGGCCGGCTTTCACTATGTAAACATAAACCGCGAGGAGGACGGGGCAGGTGTCTGTGCCGGACTTGCACTTGCAAAGAGAAGGTTCGTCCTTCAGATGCAGAGCTCGGGGCTTGGAAATTCCCTGAATGCAATGATGTCCCTGACAGAGCTCTATAAAATGCCCCTCCCGGTCATTGCAAGCTGGAGAGGATATTACAAAGAGAAGATTCCTGCACAGATTCCGTTCAACAGCAAAATCCCAAGGATTCTTGATGCACTCGAAATTAAATACACAATCATATCAGAGCCGGATGAACTGGTAAAATTAAAAGACGTGATTGAGGATGCATACGAAAACTCGAGAATCCACGTTGCCCTAATCTCACCAAAAGTCTGGGAGGGTGAAAGCTGCAAATGCCCTGTCAGAATTGTTCCTGACAGAAAAAGGGAGATACATATCGAGTACACACGGGAGATTCACGAGCCTGTGATGAAAAGGGCTGATGCAATAGGTGTTGCGGCAGAACTTTTAAAAAATGAACTTACAGTCTCCAACATAGGTGTTCCTTCAAAGGAGCTCTATGCGGCTAATGACAGGCCGGAAAATTTCTACATGCTCGGAAGTTATACGCAGGCAACACCGATTGGTCTCGGCCTCGCAGTAGGACAGGACAGGGATGTAATTGTACTTGACGGCGACGGAAGTCTTCTTGGAACGGCCATTATGCCGGCTGTTGCAGCTGAAAACCCAAAAAACCTAACAATTGTTGCCCTTGACAACGGAGCATTCGGAAGTACCGGAAGTCAGCAGACACATGCATGGACAGGGTGTGATCTTGAGCTGATGGCGATCGGTGCCGGGATTAAAGACACATTCAAGGCTAACTCAGAGGAGGATCTAAAAGAGGCCCTTTTAAAGAGAACAAACGGCCCGAAGTTCATACATGTCATATTAAAACCCGGAAACACAGATGCACCAAATATCAAAACAGGGCCTGAAGAGATTAAGAAAAGATTTCAGGATTCCTTCTTATAA